The genomic window GTTCCCGCGGATCCGCGGGATCCGGCGCCCTGGCGGGAATGGACGGAGGAAGCCTGGTGACGGGACTGTGAAACTCTCGGAACTCCTCGCCGGATCTGACATCCGGATCCCCGATGCCCTGTCCGACACCGATGTGAAGGCCGTCACCGACGATTCGCGGGAGGCAGGTCCCGGCTTCCTCTTCGTGGCAGTGCGCGGCTTCAGGGTCGACGGCCACGACTATGTGGCCGAAGCCCTTGCGCGAGGTGCGGTCGCCGCCGTAGTCGAACGGCCGGTGGACGGCTCCGGGGAGCATGTCCTCCTGAATCCCTCGGGTGACGACAGGAGGCTGCTCAGCGCCCTTTCGGCCTCGATCACCGGCTCTCCGTGGGACCGCATGATGACGGTCGGGATCACGGGCACGAACGGCAAGACCTCCACCGCCCACATGACGGCATGGATCCTCGAGAGGCAGGGCGTGAAGTGCGGCATCCTGGGCACCGTCGGCCACCGCATCGGCGGGGTGGAGCGCAGGGCGAAGGAGACGACTCCGGGTTCCGTCGAGACCGCGAGGCTCATGAGGATGATGGCGGACGCGGGCGACGGGGCCTGCGCGATGGAGGTCTCGAGCCACGCCCTGATGCTCTCGAGGGTGGACGACGTGAGGTTCGACGTCGCCCTCTTCACCAACATCACCCAGGATCACCTCGATTTCCACGGCACGATGCAGGAGTATCTCGCCGCCAAGGAGAGGATATTCGGCCTGCTCAAGCCCGGCGGGTTCCCGCTCGTGGGCACATACAGCCCGGGTTCGCCCATCCCACGGGGAGCCATGACGTTCGGGCCGTCCGAGGACGATACGTTCTCGATCGTGGCGGTCGAATCCTCCGCGGGCGGGTCGAGGTTCGGGATGGTGAGGGATGGAGCCAGGACGGACTTCTCCCTGCGCATCCCAGGTCGTGTCAACATCTACAACGCCGCCGGTGCGGCCGCTGCCTGTTCGCTTCTGGGGTTCGACCCCGAGAGATGCGCGGAGGCCCTGGAGAGCTTCCCGGGCGTGCCCGGCAGGCTGGAGGTCGTCGACGAGGGGCAGGACTTCCTCGTCGCGGTCGACTACGCGCACACGCCCGATGCGGTGGAGAGAGTGCTCCTGCAGGCAAGGGAGATGGCCACCGGGCGCGTGATCGCCGTGCTGGGCGCGGGAGGCGACCGCGACAGGACGAAGCGCCCCAGGATGGGGGCCATCGCATCCGAGCTCGCAGACATCGTCATCGTCACCAGCGACAACCCGAGGAGCGAGGATCCGCTGGCGATCATCGCGGAGATAATGGAGGGCGTGGACGGCCCGGCAGGGGTCATCCGCGAGCCCGACAGGAGGGCCGCCATAAGGGCCGCGATGGCCGAGGCCTCGACGGGCGACGTCGTGATCATCGCGGGCAAGGGCCACGAGGACTACCAGATCATCGGGGGCGTCAGGCACCACTTCGACGACAGGGAGGAAGCCCGCAGGGCTCTCCGGAGCGGGCGGGGCAGATGAGGTTCCTGCTCTCCGAAATCGCCGCATCCTGCGGGGGCAGGCTCGAGGGGCCTGACGCCGAGGCCGCCGGCGCCTGCATCGATTCGCGCGCCTGCATGCCGGGGAGGCTCTTCTTCGCGATGCCCGGCAGCCGCACCGACGGCCATGCCTTCGTCGACGGCGTTCTCGCGGGAGGCGGATTCGCGGTCGTCTCGTCGGGCCCGGAGCGTCCCGGCACGATCCGGGTGCGGTCGGTGCCCGACGCCCTCCTGGCCGCAGGA from Candidatus Fermentibacter sp. includes these protein-coding regions:
- a CDS encoding UDP-N-acetylmuramoyl-L-alanyl-D-glutamate--2,6-diaminopimelate ligase; the encoded protein is MKLSELLAGSDIRIPDALSDTDVKAVTDDSREAGPGFLFVAVRGFRVDGHDYVAEALARGAVAAVVERPVDGSGEHVLLNPSGDDRRLLSALSASITGSPWDRMMTVGITGTNGKTSTAHMTAWILERQGVKCGILGTVGHRIGGVERRAKETTPGSVETARLMRMMADAGDGACAMEVSSHALMLSRVDDVRFDVALFTNITQDHLDFHGTMQEYLAAKERIFGLLKPGGFPLVGTYSPGSPIPRGAMTFGPSEDDTFSIVAVESSAGGSRFGMVRDGARTDFSLRIPGRVNIYNAAGAAAACSLLGFDPERCAEALESFPGVPGRLEVVDEGQDFLVAVDYAHTPDAVERVLLQAREMATGRVIAVLGAGGDRDRTKRPRMGAIASELADIVIVTSDNPRSEDPLAIIAEIMEGVDGPAGVIREPDRRAAIRAAMAEASTGDVVIIAGKGHEDYQIIGGVRHHFDDREEARRALRSGRGR